One window from the genome of Chroococcidiopsis sp. TS-821 encodes:
- a CDS encoding PleD family two-component system response regulator: MPSSRNYRILVVDDIADNLFLLQTFLEAEGFEVETADNGSQALSRISTNLPDLVLLDVMLPDISGYEVTRQIRQNYNLPSLPILLVTAHEQAHAKLGFEAGANDFIRKPVDFEDLLARIAVFLH, translated from the coding sequence GTGCCATCTTCTCGTAACTACCGCATCTTAGTTGTAGACGACATAGCAGATAATCTGTTTTTACTGCAAACTTTTTTAGAAGCAGAGGGGTTTGAGGTTGAAACTGCTGATAATGGTAGCCAAGCCCTCAGCCGAATATCAACTAATTTACCCGACTTAGTTTTGCTCGATGTGATGCTACCAGACATAAGTGGATATGAAGTCACTCGACAGATTCGTCAAAATTACAACTTACCTTCGCTTCCTATCCTACTAGTGACAGCCCACGAGCAAGCTCACGCCAAATTAGGATTTGAGGCAGGAGCAAACGATTTTATCCGCAAACCCGTTGATTTTGAGGATCTCTTGGCAAGAATTGCCGTATTTTTACACTAA